A part of Rattus norvegicus strain BN/NHsdMcwi chromosome 4, GRCr8, whole genome shotgun sequence genomic DNA contains:
- the Pex26 gene encoding peroxisome assembly protein 26 isoform X1 encodes MKSEASTSAAPLKGLVGPLRSSEPALALPAVSPAVHLLEEAADLLVVHLDFHAALETCERAWQSLAEEPASGTVVEVKCSLCVVGIQALAEMDRWREALSWVLGYYHVPEKLPPKVLELCILLYSKMKDPEAVLGVAGAWLQDPDNQGLPEYGSLAKLHLFRLLLPLGRLSEAEELAVGSAAFSEEQRVEALQAIHTAQQQLTQEHLSSQEPQKLRQEGSFPRKLLSLLMLLRRLCGSAVSHLLSQPFRKGLLAALILCLLVLRFDPAPSSLPFLYQLTQLFRRIQKATLSRLYPLTLRD; translated from the exons ATGAAGAGCGAAGCTTCGACTTCTGCAGCCCCTTTGAAAGGGCTCGTGGGCCCTCTGCGGAGCAGCGAGCCCGCGCTCGCCCTCCCGGCTGTGTCACCCGCGGTGCACCTGCTGGAAGAGGCGGCCGACCTGTTGGTGGTGCACCTGGACTTCCACGCCGCACTAGAGACTTGCGAACGAGCCTGGCAGAGCCTGGCGGAGGAGCCCGCGAGTGGCAC TGTTGTGGAGGTGAAATGTTCCCTGTGTGTAGTGGGGATCCAGGCTCTGGCAGAAATGGATCGATGGAGAGAAGCCTTGTCCTGGGTCCTCGGGTATTACCATGTTCCTGAAAAGCTGCCTCCCAAAGTCCTGGAGCTATG CATCCTTTTATACAGCAAAATGAAAGATCCCGAAGCTGTGCTGGGTGTGGCCGGAGCCTGGCTCCAGGACCCAGATAACCAGGGCCTTCCAGAATATGGATCGCTGGCCAAACTCCACCTGTTCCGGCTGCTGCTACCCTTGGGTCGCTTGTCAGAGGCTGAGGAGCTGGCCGTGGGCTCTGCGGCCTTCAGCGAGGAGCAGCGGGTAGAGGCGCTCCAGGCCATCCACACAGCACAACAACAGCTCACACAGGAGCATTTGAGCTCCCAGGAGccccagaagctgaggcaggaag GTTCATTTCCCCGTAAGTTGCTGTCACTGCTGATGCTGCTTCGCCGCCTTTGTGGCTCTGCGGTGAGCCACCTTCTCTCCCAGCCCTTTAGAAAGGGCCTCCTGGCTGCCTTGATCCTCTGTCTCTTGGTTCTACGGTTTGATCCAG CTCCTTCTTCACTGCCCTTCCTCTACCAGCTGACCCAGCTCTTCCGCCGGATCCAGAAGGCCACGCTTTCTCGGCTCTACCCGCTCACCCTCCGGGACTGA
- the Pex26 gene encoding peroxisome assembly protein 26, with protein sequence MKSEASTSAAPLKGLVGPLRSSEPALALPAVSPAVHLLEEAADLLVVHLDFHAALETCERAWQSLAEEPASGTVVEVKCSLCVVGIQALAEMDRWREALSWVLGYYHVPEKLPPKVLELCILLYSKMKDPEAVLGVAGAWLQDPDNQGLPEYGSLAKLHLFRLLLPLGRLSEAEELAVGSAAFSEEQRVEALQAIHTAQQQLTQEHLSSQEPQKLRQEGSFPRKLLSLLMLLRRLCGSAVSHLLSQPFRKGLLAALILCLLVLRFDPAAPSSLPFLYQLTQLFRRIQKATLSRLYPLTLRD encoded by the exons ATGAAGAGCGAAGCTTCGACTTCTGCAGCCCCTTTGAAAGGGCTCGTGGGCCCTCTGCGGAGCAGCGAGCCCGCGCTCGCCCTCCCGGCTGTGTCACCCGCGGTGCACCTGCTGGAAGAGGCGGCCGACCTGTTGGTGGTGCACCTGGACTTCCACGCCGCACTAGAGACTTGCGAACGAGCCTGGCAGAGCCTGGCGGAGGAGCCCGCGAGTGGCAC TGTTGTGGAGGTGAAATGTTCCCTGTGTGTAGTGGGGATCCAGGCTCTGGCAGAAATGGATCGATGGAGAGAAGCCTTGTCCTGGGTCCTCGGGTATTACCATGTTCCTGAAAAGCTGCCTCCCAAAGTCCTGGAGCTATG CATCCTTTTATACAGCAAAATGAAAGATCCCGAAGCTGTGCTGGGTGTGGCCGGAGCCTGGCTCCAGGACCCAGATAACCAGGGCCTTCCAGAATATGGATCGCTGGCCAAACTCCACCTGTTCCGGCTGCTGCTACCCTTGGGTCGCTTGTCAGAGGCTGAGGAGCTGGCCGTGGGCTCTGCGGCCTTCAGCGAGGAGCAGCGGGTAGAGGCGCTCCAGGCCATCCACACAGCACAACAACAGCTCACACAGGAGCATTTGAGCTCCCAGGAGccccagaagctgaggcaggaag GTTCATTTCCCCGTAAGTTGCTGTCACTGCTGATGCTGCTTCGCCGCCTTTGTGGCTCTGCGGTGAGCCACCTTCTCTCCCAGCCCTTTAGAAAGGGCCTCCTGGCTGCCTTGATCCTCTGTCTCTTGGTTCTACGGTTTGATCCAG CAGCTCCTTCTTCACTGCCCTTCCTCTACCAGCTGACCCAGCTCTTCCGCCGGATCCAGAAGGCCACGCTTTCTCGGCTCTACCCGCTCACCCTCCGGGACTGA